A window from Gopherus evgoodei ecotype Sinaloan lineage chromosome 24, rGopEvg1_v1.p, whole genome shotgun sequence encodes these proteins:
- the RIIAD1 gene encoding RIIa domain-containing protein 1: MADVASGLEGLDLGALNPEQQAQLMEFKINTRIANEKYLRSHKEVELLLSGFLREVMLRRPENIPEFAAEHFTDPELPMKTQKKLAEKAKQVN, encoded by the exons ATGGCTGATGTGGCCTCCGGCTTGGAGGGGCTGGATctgggggccctgaacccagagcAGCAGGCACAGCTCATGGAGttcaag ATTAACACTCGCATTGCCAATGAGAAGTACTTGAGGTCTCACAAAGAAGTTGAGCTGCTGCTATCAGGATTTCTGAG AGAAGTTATGCTGAGAAGACCAGAGAATATCCCTGAGTTTGCAGCAG AACATTTTACGGATCCGGAGCTTCCGATGAAGACACAGAAAAAACTAGCGGAAAAAGCAAAGCAGGTGAATTGA